The DNA sequence TTGAATGTCTAAAGTTTTTGAGTGAGGGGGTTCCCCTAAGGTTGTCCTCACCCATACATAACCTGTTACGGGGATTCTTTCCCCTGAGAATCCGACGAGTTCCCCAGAGGACGGCTGTAGAATTTTCTCGTTGAGTTGCATTTTTTTGAAGGTCGATAGGAACATGACATCGGCGCTGCTTCCTTGATCTAGCAAGACTTTCTGAACTAAGAGGTCTCCTGTTTTTACCGAGATGACTACAGGGTCGTCAAGGTTGGGAGTCTTATTGTTGAAGTCTTTGCTTGTGAATGTGATGTCAGGGACTTCTGGAGTAGGTACGTCAGTGTGTGTTTCGTTTTGGACTGCCAACATGGCCCTGTAGCTTCTCTTTCTGGCCGAGCTTGTGTCTCCACCGCACGCGAAGCCTCTTGAAATGTAGTTGATGACTTTCTTAGGTGGTTGATTTCTCTGCCACTGAGATTTTTCGTCGTTTGCTTTCGGGTGTTCTGCCTCGTGTGGTGCTGGTTGCTCTTTGTGGAGTTGTCTACCGATGTATTTGTCCAGTAATCCTTGTCTTGCCAGTCATTGCAATGTGTCTTTGGCTATGACGCACTCGTCCGTGGTGTGCCCAAACTTTTGATGGAAAGCGCAGTGTTTAGTCTTGTCTACATATCTCTGGTCTTGGTATGTGCCAGCTCGGCTTGGTGGTTTGATGAGTTTGTTGTGGAGGATCTCTTTGATTATATCCTCCCTTTTGGTGTTGAACTTGGTATAAGAATCGAACTTCGGGGCTAGCCTGAAAGGCCTTTTAGAGTCTCTGTTCTGGGGCCTGTAtggtctttcttcttcttttctagaCGCGGGCTTTTCGTTCCTCCGAGTTTCACGGAGTTCCTCTATTTCGATTTGCCCTATCGCCTTATCTCGGAATTCCTCCAGTGTTTTTGGTTTCGCCACAGCGATTGCTTCTTGGAATTTGCCTGGCCTAAGACCGCTCTTTATTGCGTGCAGCTGTACTTCTGGGTTGAGGTCGGGGATTTCCATTGCTGCTGTTGTAAAACGTGTCATGTAATCCTTTAAGCTCTCGTGCTGTCCCTGCTTGATGGTGCTGAGGTAGTCTGAGTCCCTGACGTATATCTTGGATGCTGCAAAATGATTAATGAAGATTTTGGCGAACTCGTCAAAGTTGTTAATAGATCCTGCAGGTAAGTTAGAAAACCATAATAAGGCAGCCCCATCTAGGAACGTTGGGAAAGATCGACACAGGAGAGGGTCTGAGTCACTGTTGAGGAATATCATAGACTCAAATTTTGTAACGTGGACTTTAGGATCTCCGATTCCTTTGTATGGTGTCAGTGTCATCGAAAGTGTGAAATTCTGCGGCATCTTGAAGCTCATTATTTCCTCGGAGAACGGGTTGGTCCTGCGCCTGACGCTCTTTGGGATTGTCTCTCCCATTTTTGCGTTAGACTCCGACTGATGTTCCTCGTGTTGGTCAGCATTTATCTTCTTATTGTCGTTCTTTCGATCTCTGCCATTCTGCAGTGTTGCGAGGAGTTCGGCTAGCCTCTGGTTTTCTGCCTGGAGGACGGAATTGGCCGCAAGGAGATCGGCGTTGTTTTGAGAATGCTGTTGAGTTTCGGAATGGTCAATCATACTTCATTTCCTGCAAGAGGAAAATATACAGTGCGAGTATAGGAAATAAACTAAAGCTTAAAAATTCGGTGAGGGGTGAGAATGAACTCtcgggccccacggtgggcgccaaatgttcctgcCAGGAGCTCAAACCGAGGTATAAGTCGGTTGGGATCCAAGAGGTTTGATCGGCTGTATCTAGTGAAGATCGCGCCACCAATACGAGCCTCGTCCGAGCAATGAGGAgtacctgcaaaaaggactccgatgcttaagtcagtttATGAGTAGGAAATAATATTCTTTCGCTACTATCACAAGTGTATCTTTTTTTTCATGCCTCTTGACTATCCGATTAGCGCTATTTATAGTTGGTAGAATATGTTAGTGGGTCCGAGATCTTCGGCTTTGTATCCGAGCTAATTGATCGGATTTCTCTCCTGGGATAAGTGACGAAGTGGATAAATGACGTGGTGTTGAATTGGTATATTGCACTGTTTAAAACATGCTATTTTTGAAGTATAACCTCGATCCTGAATTATTGGTACGGATCAGTATCAATGCTAAAACTAGAAATTTCACGTAATTGTTTTCTATACACAATGCAAGTTGTTGGTTAGGTTCATTTATGTGACaacgttatttttaatttatgtaaaaatttatttatacatttAAAGTAAGAATATAATGTTAATACACTATTAACGTAAAAAATATTTACATGTCcattaattatatattgttacgtcaacaaaaatttactttttacattTATTATGATTATCTAAAAAAGTAGATAAATTAAAtgattacaaaaaattaatttatattgtgaatgaattaaaattaaattcttaaaataaacAATTTGCTTTAGATAGATGGAGAAAAATATAACCTTTTCACTTCCATATTTCCATTTTTTATAAGAGTATTTGTAATTCTTGTAACGGAGGTTCATCAACAAGAAGCCTAGTGATATGatgaacaaaattattttatgaatACCAAAAATCAGTTGTcaacttatttattatatatttgtgtgtgtttatatatattgtttcataatttttaacatgaatttttgtatttttaatagaatttaattATGTAACACtatatcagtaaaaataattattttttatattaataacgtGAATGTTTatctaaaagaataaatataatgattaaataagtatataaaatattttatattatcagtatgttaaaactaaattcttttatatatgtattctatAAAGATAACTGATTCTATAGTTAATTAAAATAATGTTTTAGGCCATAatgtgtttaaaaaaatattttaaaaaatattggggattgattttttattggattgtaaatattttaatgtGTTTGAGAATTAGTGTATAAAAGATAGATGTCATTAAATTctcagaaaaaaatttaataaaaaatattttaaaattcttttaagtaaatttaagaaaaaaagagtttaacttaaaaaaaaaacattagaagaattaaaaaaataaaacctttttcaaaagttacaattttattttttaaaaggtaTTTTTGACTTTAAAGAATAGTTTAACAtgataaatagagaaaaattattttatataaaatatttaaatatcaaattacttttattttattaaaaatcttttaaaagaatatTACTTAACAGAAAGGTCTTTTTAAAATCCCGCTGCCAAACTTTAATCGGTTGCTTGTGGATTTTTTCGTAGGAATTTGTTGTGCATTTATAATGCGTGGTAGAAATgctgaaaaaaattaaagttcTATTTAAACTTTTTCAAGGAATCGTAAGACCTCTATTTTCGTCTaaacactttttgtttttttttatatatatatatatatatatatatatatatatatatataatcatttatttatttcaatttttactaaacaatttaaaattttaaaatatgtaaTTTAATACAATATCAAATTTATTTGACGGACAATTCTAAAATTATTTGATCTGCGTTATTTTCAAAGAATTTTATCATAAGGCAAAAAATAAACCTATATACAATCACGCTTTAAGTACAGAAATGTCTTACACAACTTAATCAGTCATTTAAATCTATCTAATACCTTAAACTTTTGTTATAAGTAACTTCCACAACATGACAATTAGATTCTATTTTAACAATTGAACTAACTTAAGTTGACTTGACAGAAGTTTTACGGATAAAATTTAAAGTCTTCAAACAAAATGGTTTTTATCAAAActcatcaaactcaaaacattTAAGTAACTAAAGAGAATATCTTGACTCAGCAATTTTGTCACAACTATCATTGATATTATAAGTGACAttcttcaattattttattaaataacaaTACTATAAATTAAAGCACATCAAACATTTGGGTCCCTCCAACACAATGATGACTGGAGGAAATTTATTCAGTGTTCATGATACAATACAATGACTGGAAAGTACTGAAATGAAGTGATGATAACGAAAGGTTAACCATCCATGCACGTACAACGTCGTAATacaataataagaataattaCACACACCACACCACACTACCATAGATACATCACCAAGCAAATACTATTGTGTATGTCAAGGACATGATATGA is a window from the Arachis hypogaea cultivar Tifrunner chromosome 1, arahy.Tifrunner.gnm2.J5K5, whole genome shotgun sequence genome containing:
- the LOC112717985 gene encoding uncharacterized protein; the protein is MIDHSETQQHSQNNADLLAANSVLQAENQRLAELLATLQNGRDRKNDNKKINADQHEEHQSESNAKMGETIPKSVRRRTNPFSEEIMSFKMPQNFTLSMTLTPYKGIGDPKVHVTKFESMIFLNSDSDPLLCRSFPTFLDGAALLWFSNLPAGSINNFDEFAKIFINHFAASKIYVRDSDYLSTIKQGQHESLKDYMTRFTTAAMEIPDLNPEVQLHAIKSGLRPGKFQEAIAVAKPKTLEEFRDKAIGQIEIEELRETRRNEKPASRKEEERPYRPQNRDSKRPFRLAPKFDSYTKFNTKREDIIKEILHNKLIKPPSRAGTYQDQRYVDKTKHCAFHQKFGHTTDECVIAKDTLQ